One window from the genome of Eucalyptus grandis isolate ANBG69807.140 chromosome 7, ASM1654582v1, whole genome shotgun sequence encodes:
- the LOC104422935 gene encoding uncharacterized protein LOC104422935, translating into MARLPRFPGLQSRRPKINDPAFSAHGSSQVDSATPENSSPSVIGNEPDPKRWKQEGENGGILAPGSRTDKSISDQPVASSVDTSLSLGLGPCSHAAENQKELKQLFGIDLLHTKTGNVMNEGSLPSDLTEQENATVSSEAEKLVAKQKQRAESDFVPMQSTRDAKTEPFTSSHAAEDQKGSFYEDQKEHKPFFGMDWLHTKAGYVTTKGSLQRIPKKEENATMSSEKEKLVAMQKHRAESDFVPMQSTRDAKTEPFTSSHAAEDQKGSFYEDQKELKPFYEWLHTEPGYVTSKGSLLSLLKEEENATVSSEAEKLVAMQKQRAESDFVPTQSTRDTETELFPCSHAAENQQELKPLFGIDLLHTKAGYVTNDGSLLSDLKEEENATVSSEAEKLVAMQKQRAESDFVPMQSTQDTETELFPWIMKRALILMLLWEKFILIHHTQSGKLVHITQNWKLVHIAQNQNLKTLMRR; encoded by the exons ATGGCCAGATTACCGAGATT TCCCGGTCTACAATCCCGCCGCCCCAAAATCAATGACCCTGCTTTTTCTGCGCATGGCTCCTCGCAAGTAGACTCTGCAACCCCAGAAAACTCTTCCCCTTCGGTCATCGGCAATGAACCAGATCCCAAGAGATG GAAGCAAGAGGGTGAGAATGGAGGGATTTTAGCTCCTGGGAGCAGAACG GATAAATCGATCTCTGATCAGCCTGTCGCTAGTTCAGTTGATACATCCCTTAGTTTGGGTTTGGGCCCCTGTTCTCATGCTGCTGAAAATCAGAAAG AACTCAAGCagttatttggaattgatttgcTTCACACAAAGACAGGCAATGTCATGAATGAAGGATCTCTGCCGAGTGATCTGACAGAACAAGAAAATGCGACTGTGTCAAGTGAAGCGGAAAAACTAGTAGCCAAGCAGAAGCAAAGAGCAGAAAGTGATTTTGTGCCAATGCAAAGCACTCGAGATGCAAAGACTGAACCATTTACCTCTTCACATGCTGCTGAAGATCAGAAAGGCAGCTTTTATGAAGATCAGAAAG AGCACAAGCCGTTCTTTGGGATGGATTGGCTTCACACTAAGGCAGGCTATGTCACGACCAAAGGATCATTGCAGAGAAttccgaaaaaagaagaaaatgcgaCAATGtcaagtgaaaaagaaaaactagtaGCCATGCAAAAGCATAGAGCAGAAAGTGATTTTGTGCCAATGCAAAGCACTCGAGATGCAAAGACTGAACCGTTTACCTCTTCACATGCTGCTGAAGATCAGAAAGGCAGCTTTTATGAAGATCAGAAAG AACTCAAGCCGTTCTATGAATGGCTTCACACAGAGCCAGGATATGTCACAAGCAAAGGATCATTGCTGAGTCttctgaaagaagaagaaaatgcaacGGTGTCAAGTGAAGCAGAAAAACTAGTAGCCATGCAGAAGCAAAGAGCAGAAAGTGATTTTGTGCCAACGCAAAGCACTCGAGATACAGAGACTGAACTATTTCCCTGTTCTCATGCTGCTGAAAATCAGCAAG AACTCAAGCCGTTGTTTGGGATTGATTTGCTTCACACAAAGGCAGGCTATGTCACGAACGATGGATCTCTGCTGAGTGatctgaaagaagaagaaaatgcgaCCGTGTCAAGTGAAGCGGAAAAACTAGTAGCCATGCAAAAGCAAAGAGCAGAAAGTGATTTTGTGCCAATGCAAAGCACTCAAGATACAGAGACTGAACTGTTTCCCTGGATAATGAAAAGGGCGCTGATCCTCATGCTACTTTGGGAAAAGTTCATTCTTATTCATCACACTCAGAGTGGGAAGTTGGTTCACATTACTCAGAATTGGAAGTTGGTTCACATTGCTCAGAATCAGAATCTGAAGACACTGATGAGAAGATGA
- the LOC120296356 gene encoding WRKY transcription factor WRKY24-like has product MASPSASTGSLDPRASSLSSLLASALEDDPRRGSGVPKFKSIAPPSLPLSALPLSPSAFPTMPPGLSPADFLDSKVSPPLSLSPAASPPTVTSRSLKGKTQITLPSLSRPTPSSSLRLSPCESRGNLTMATIGGNTARSR; this is encoded by the exons ATGGCCTCACCATCGGCCAGCACGGGGAGCTTGGACCCTCGAGCGAGCTCCTTGTCATCCCTCCTCGCCTCCGCACTGGAGGACGACCCTCGCCGTGGGTCCGGCGTTCCCAAGTTCAAGTCCATCGCCCCGCCCTCCCTGCCGCTTAGCGCCCTCCCCTTGAGCCCCTCTGCTTTCCCCACCATGCCGCCTGGTCTCAGCCCTGCCgatttcttggactccaaggtatctcctcctctctctctctcccccgcaGCAAGTCCCCCGACAGTTACCAGCAGATCCCTAAAGGGGAAGACGCAAATTACTCTACCTTCACTTTCCAGACCAACGCCAAGCAGCag TCTCAGGCTCAGTCCATGCGAGAGCAGAGGAAATCTGACGATGGCTACAATTGGAGGAAATACGGCCAGAAGCAGGTGA